Proteins from one Aspergillus nidulans FGSC A4 chromosome VIII genomic window:
- a CDS encoding ubiquitin-binding serine/threonine protein kinase VPS15 (transcript_id=CADANIAT00002101): MGQGYSLTTLSAGSAGIDIPELSDLTYEKSMGGGRFMKSIRARQKNGLVFVKVIMKPYPSMKLEPYVRAIIRERKLLSDIPNALAYQRILETSTGGYLVRQYIHSSLYDRMSTRPFPEDIEKKWIAFQLLCALRDCHAVDVFHGDIKTENVLVTAWNWVYLSDFSSSFKPTFLPEDNPADFSFYFDTSGRRTCYLAPERFLVANEEPGSRNVNWAMDIFSAGCVIAELFLESPIFTLSQIYKYRKGEYSPEHSQLAKIEDPEIRALILHMIQLDPESRYSAEEYLNFWKIKAFPEYFYSFLHQYMSLMTDPSSGRTQVEAGSANRGEADDRIERVYLDFDKISSLLGAHLEPGKDGSLSTTSKLTSGTFPVELDLPRYKYSDRTSTDDGVLIFLTLVVSSLRSTSKSSARIKACDILLAFAERLSDEAKLDRILPYIMILLNDRTDSVKIAAIRSLARLLEMVQVVSPVNAYLFSEYIFPRLQPFVPNANSQPSPAVRAAYASCIASLAHSSLRFLDMIQALRSDTRLPALIPAGSEPRWTEDSTYHNLYDVARIDLLDYFETHTKALLTDTDASVRRAFLGSVSSLCVFFGTIKTNEVILSHLNTYLNDRDWILKCAFFEAVVGVAVYVGTTSLEQYILPLMVQSMTDPEEFVVERVLRSLAAMADLGLFQRPTTWDLLHATVRFLVHPNAWIREAAVSLVVNSTKFLSTADKYSILTPLVRPFLKVSIVDFSEGDILDALKTPLPKALYDQAFVWASQAEKGFFWKSVGRDGASLGSVDAAFQKRASKAFSLSAQPKNDEDEQWIAKLRALGLTTEDESKLLALREHIWRVSMRQTKDHESAGASLNNVVALIDYGVTPQTVFFDKSQNVKARRNHENPVGRPQLTRAEDSKAHTIADALLDASTTIDNNANSRRRHARTKSQAQQEIEAAISTPRPNNIEVLRAEDSPASSPIASSPSAAPGSRPMSPPSSDAERKLPEGRRSPGQESSSTETDNLSLRRLKAGVQKKSSAISLLNRRDTAKAYAETGTSSANVFGKIGVPAQRDAISPAPRERKPVDLQTHQYRANHSYAGNDPMILRLLDSVFAENYPTDFFDLGPYVKELDTRRPIMKADGDVSKVWKPTGTLVTLFGEHSGPVNRVVVAPDHSFFITGSDDGTVKVWDTTRLEKNLTPRSRQTYRHSSDAKVRALTFVENTHTFVSGATDGSIHAVKVGYHNSNGTVRYGKLQLVREYQLSTTDDASPEYAVWMEHFRTDAQSTLLIATSMCRIIALDMKSMRPVYTLQNPTHHGTPTSFCCDRKHNWLLVGTTHGILDLWDLRFQVRLKAWGLSGSGPIHRLQLHPTKGHGRWVCVSASGNHGNEIIVWDIEKTKCREVYRADSPALGHNHPNQAKGISDKEIARRSPPNLKDYEAWHVEGDRPEGMLSRFGTGTVEPPSGSPSTGTSSGTGINTFIGGFDCPEDGRDNSTRVGFIISGGCDRKIRFWDLHRPDQSCIISGLDPISDGTVTGSPRYEVSSPTQSLTFAIEHLPNPGANAGGAKGSGKRSGGGRLPRSTVISLQQQQLLKSHLDFIQDIAVLRVPYGMIISVDRAGMVYVFQ; the protein is encoded by the exons ATGGGTCAAGGCTACTCCCTCACGACCCTCTCTGCGGGTTCGGCGGGGATCGATATTCCCGAGCTGTCCGACCTGACATATGAGAAATCTATGGGTGGCGGCCGGTTCATGAAGAGTATTCGAGCAAGGCAAAAGAATGGCTTAGTCTTTGTAAAGGTAATCATGAAGCCTTACCCGAGTATGAAGCTTGAGCCATATGTCAGAGCTATTATCC GGGAACGCAAGCTCTTATCAGATATTCCAAATGCGTTGGCATATCAGAGAATACTCGAAACGAGTACTGGGGGTTACCTCGTTCGTCAGTACATCCACAGCTCGCTCTATGATCGCATGAG TACTCGACCTTTTCCAGAGGACATTGAGAAGAAATGGATCGCTTTCCAACTCCTCTGTGCTCTCAGGGATTGCCATGCGGTTGATGTCTTCCACGGTGATATCAAGACAGAAAATGTCTTGGTCACGGCCTGGAACTGGGTGTACCTCTCagatttctcctcttctttcaaaCCTACCTTTCTCCCGGAGGACAACCCTGCCGACTTTTCGTTCTATTTTGACACATCCGGACGTCGAACTTGCTACCTGGCTCCGGAACGGTTCCTTGTCGCCAACGAGGAGCCAGGGAGTAGGAACGTGAACTGGGCCATGGACATATTCAGCGCTGGCTGTGTCATTGCCGAGTTATTCTTGGAGTCGCCCATATTCACACTGAGTCAGATCTACAAGTACAGAAAAGGTGAATACAGTCCCGAGCATAGCCAGCTAGCCAAGATTGAAGATCCCGAAATACGCGCTCTGATCCTCCATATGATCCAACTCGACCCTGAATCCAGATACTCGGCAGAGGAATATTTGAACTTCTGGAAGATCAAGGCATTCCCCGAATATTTTTACAGCTTTCTACACCAATACATGTCCCTCATGACCGACCCTTCTTCTGGTAGGACGCAAGTTGAGGCTGGGTCGGCAAATCGAGGAGAAGCCGATGACAGGATAGAGCGGGTTTATCTGGACTTTGACAAGATATCCTCTCTTTTAGGTGCGCACCTTGAGCCCGGCAAAGACGGGTCCTTGAGCACAACTTCTAAGCTTACAAGCGGTACCTTCCCTGTGGAGCTTGACCTGCCGCGTTACAAATACTCGGATCGCACGTCAACTGATGACGGGGTGCTGATCTTCCTGACGCTTGTTGTATCCAGTCTCCGCAGCACTTCCAAATCATCAGCCCGAATCAAAGCTTGTGATATCCTTCTTGCATTCGCAGAGAGGCTATCCGACGAAGCAAAGTTAGACCGCATTCTCCCGTACATCATGATCCTGCTCAATGACCGAACGGACTCTGTGAAGATCGCGGCGATACGGTCTCTTGCACGGCTTTTGGAGATGGTCCAAGTTGTCTCGCCCGTCAATGCATATCTCTTCTCCGAATACATCTTTCCGAGACTACAACCGTTTGTTCCAAACGCAAACTCACAGCCCAGTCCGGCTGTACGTGCCGCGTATGCCTCGTGTATTGCATCGCTCGCGCATTCTTCGCTTCGATTCCTGGATATGATTCAAGCATTACGCTCGGACACGCGCCTGCCAGCACTGATACCAGCTGGCTCTGAGCCGAGATGGACTGAGGATTCCACATACCATAATCTGTATGACGTAGCAAGGATAGATCTCCTTGACTACTTTGAAACTCACACCAAAGCCTTGTTGACGGACACCGATGCTTCTGTTCGCCGCGCGTTTCTGGGATCTGTGTCCAGTCTATGCGTGTTTTTCGGTACCATAAAGACAAACGAAGTAATCCTAAGCCATCTCAATACATATCTAAATGATCGGGATTGGATTCTCAAATGTGCGTTCTTCGAGGCTGTCGTGGGCGTTGCTGTTTATGTTGGCACCACCAGCCTGGAGCAGTATATTCTACCTCTAATGGTTCAGTCAATGACAGATCCAGAGGAGTTTGTTGTTGAAAGAGTCCTTCGCTCGCTTGCGGCCATGGCGGACCTTGGTCTTTTCCAGAGACCCACCACTTGGGATCTTTTACACGCCACTGTGCGTTTCTTAGTACATCCAAACGCCTGGATCCGAGAAGCTGCTGTCAGCCTGGTTGTCAATTCAACCAAATTTCTATCCACGGCCGATAAGTACTCCATTCTCACCCCCCTCGTTCGCCCGTTCTTAAAGGTGAGTATCGTGGATTTCTCCGAAGGAGACATACTCGATGCTCTGAAAACTCCACTCCCTAAAGCCTTGTATGACCAAGCGTTTGTGTGGGCATCGCAAGCTGAAAAGGGATTTTTCTGGAAGTCTGTCGGTCGAGATGGTGCTTCTCTGGGTAGCGTTGATGCCGCGTTTCAGAAGAGGGCATCAAAGGCCTTCTCCCTATCCGCGCAACCTAAAAatgatgaggacgagcaATGGATCGCGAAGCTGAGGGCATTAGGATTGACCACTGAGGACGAGTCTAAATTGCTCGCCTTGAGGGAGCACATTTGGAGGGTCTCCATGCGTCAAACCAAGGATCATGAGAGCGCAGGGGCTTCGTTGAATAACGTGGTTGCCTTAATCGATTATGGAGTTACACCCCAAACAGTGTTCTTTGACAAAAGCCAAAACGTCAAGGCGCGAAGAAATCACGAGAATCCTGTCGGGAGGCCGCAATTAACCCGAGCCGAAGATAGTAAGGCACATACCATCGCCGACGCACTGCTTGATGCCTCCACCACAATCGACAATAATGCAAACTCGCGACGGCGACATGCACGCACCAAAAGTCAAGCTCAGCAGGAAATCGAAGCCGCTATCTCGACTCCGAGGCCGAACAATATTGAGGTACTTCGTGCAGAAGACTCTCCCGCATCTTCCCCTATCGCGTCGTCGCCAAGTGCAGCGCCGGGATCTCGCCCAATGTCGCCCCCTAGCTCTGATGCTGAGCGCAAGCTACCGGAAGGTAGACGGAGCCCTGGTCAAGAGAGCTCGTCAACGGAGACGGACAACCTTAGTCTGAGGAGATTGAAAGCTGGGGTGCAGAAAAAATCGAGTGCGATAAGTTTGCTCAATCGCAGGGATACCGCAAAGGCATACGCAGAAACAGGGACCAGTTCAGCGAATGTCTTTGGTAAAATCGGCGTTCCAGCCCAGAGGGATGCTATatcgcctgctcctcgtGAAAGGAAGCCTGTGGACCTGCAGACGCATCAGTACCGCGCCAATCACTCGTACGCAGGGAACGATCCCATGATTCTCAGACTTCTAGACTCTGTATTTGCGGAGAACTATCCCACAGATTTCTTTGACCTTGGTCCCTATGTCAAAGAGTTGGATACTCGACGGCCGATTATGAAAGCGGACGGCGATGTGAGCAAAGTCTGGAAACCAACAGGGACGCTGGTGACGCTCTTTGGAGAGCATAGTGGACCTGTGAACCGAGTGGTCGTTGCACCAGATCACTCGTTCTTCATCACCGGTTCCGACGACGGCACTGTCAAAGTATGGGACACCACACGTTTGGAGAAGAACCTCACACCTCGGTCACGCCAAACGTACCGTCACTCTAGCGACGCCAAGGTGAGGGCGTTAACTTTCGTTGAGAATACCCATACATTCGTCAGCGGTGCCACTGATGGCAGTATCCATGCTGTCAAAGTTGGATACCACAATTCCAACGGCACAGTGCGGTATGGGAAGCTACAGCTTGTGCGCGAGTACCAGCTATCCACTACAGATGATGCGTCGCCTGAGTACGCAGTCTGGATGGAACACTTCCGCACGGACGCACAGTCAACACTGCTCATTGCAACGAGCATGTGTCGAATCATCGCTCTAGACATGAAATCCATGCGACCGGTATACACCTTGCAGAACCCGACCCACCACGGAACCCCTACTTCTTTCTGCTGCGACCGTAAACACAACTGGCTCCTCGTCGGTACGACACACGGAATCCTTGACCTGTGGGATCTCCGGTTCCAGGTGCGGCTTAAGGCCTGGGGCCTGTCGGGCTCAGGCCCTATTCAcaggctgcagctccatCCGACCAAAGGCCATGGCCGGTGGGTGTGCGTCTCCGCAAGTGGCAACCATGGAAACGAGATCATTGTCTGGGACATTGAAAAGACCAAGTGCCGTGAAGTGTACCGGGCTGATTCACCCGCACTAGGACACAACCACCCAAACCAGGCAAAGGGCATTTCAGACAAAGAAATTGCCAGGCGGTCCCCACCAAATCTCAAAGACTACGAAGCCTGGCACGTCGAAGGTGACCGCCCAGAAGGCATGCTCAGCCGCTTCGGAACAGGAACCGTCGAACCACCATCCGGTTCACCCTCAACGGGTACCTCATCCGGAACCGGAATCAACACCTTCATCGGCGGATTTGATTGCCCCGAAGATGGGAGAGATAATAGCACCCGCGTCGGCTTCATTATCTCCGGCGGCTGCGACCGCAAAATCCGATTCTGGGATCTGCATCGCCCAGATCAGTCTTGTATTATCAGCGGTCTGGATCCCATCTCCGATGGAACAGTTACAGGGTCCCCGCGGTACGAGGTATCCTCGCCCACGCAATCGCTGACCTTCGCCATCGAGCACCTACCCAACCCCGGTGCCAACGCGGGTGGTGCAAAAGGGAGTGGTAAGAGGAGCGGCGGGGGACGGCTACCAAGGAGCACAGTGATAagcctccagcagcagcagcttttGAAGAGCCATCTAGATTTTATCCAGGATATTGCAGTGCTAAGGGTACCGTATGGGATGATCATAAGCGTGGATCGGGCTGGGATGGTGTATGTTTTTCAGTAG